In Cervus canadensis isolate Bull #8, Minnesota chromosome 6, ASM1932006v1, whole genome shotgun sequence, one DNA window encodes the following:
- the BAHD1 gene encoding bromo adjacent homology domain-containing 1 protein isoform X3, giving the protein MKGKPGWRYSMTHTRRKSLPMLSSGPTGRQEPLQMEGSNVEQRAEGVEPGPPESPEHLTGRRKNYPLRKRPLVPGKPKTCKVLLTRLESVAGPRSADEADELPPDLPKPPSPAPSSEDTGLSQPRKRRLASLNAEALNNLLLEREETGSLVGTRRSRGGDPHRSRDRDRAAGGWASKKRPRLGNLGEGSRDLSPELAPDEGARRDGDPTPKRLASLNAAAFLKLSQERELPLRPPRAHPEADGHSVEPPAPKGLRPKWAKVNGKNYPKARQGAGSGEAAGPGWQGCPEEPWPSAPPRGPVSLPPYQPLSKALESPLGLRPHLPLLMGGQAALKPEPGRPGEESPAPKQELHQPSFPTPQLSPLPMPGNPADYNGLYGRPELTALGNFYLYCSQDGLQCGGYSSCPMLPEGKLSPVAAPNEGLLLAPSSVPAGTPFQHPPWGSRYCSDEDTGANGYSICEMLSTSLTHIGTACGGCPYKMPFAAEGCRSLGQLEFPLPAAGHPASPAHPLLGCPVPSVPPAAEPVPHLQTPTSEPQTVARACPQSAKPPSGSKSGLRTGSSCRHTARSKAARRPSHPKQPRVQRPRPRRRRRRRTNGWVPVGAACEKAVYVLDEPEPAIRKSYQAVERHGETIRVRDTVLLKSGPRKTSTPYVAKISALWENPESGELMMSLLWYYRPEHLQGGRSPSMHENEVFASRHQDQNSVACIEEKCYVLTFAEYCRFCAMAKRRGEGLPSRKTALVPPSADYSTPPHRTVPEDTDPELVFLCRHVYDFRHGRILKNPQ; this is encoded by the exons GTTGGAGATACTCCATGACACACACTCGGAGGAAGTCTCTTCCCATGCTGAGTTCGGGCCCCACAGGCCGCCAGGAGCCCCTGCAAATGGAAGGCAGCAATGTGGAACAGCGGGCAGAGGGCGTGGAGCCAGGTCCTCCTGAGAGCCCAGAGCACCTTACAGGGCGCCGCAAGAACTACCCGCTGCGGAAGCGCCCGTTAgttcctgggaagcccaagacctGCAAAGTGCTGCTGACCCGCCTGGAGAGTGTGGCTGGTCCACGGAGCGCAGATGAGGCCGATGAGCTGCCCCCCGACCTGCCCAAGCCCCCTAGCCCGGCCCCATCCAGCGAGGACACTGGCCTCTCACAGCCCCGCAAGCGGCGCCTGGCCTCCCTCAACGCCGAGGCCCTCAATAACCTGCTGCTGGAGCGGGAGGAGACTGGCAGCCTGGTGGGCACCCGCCGCAGCCGAGGAGGAGACCCCCACCGTAGCCGGGACCGTGACCGGGCCGCTGGAGGCTGGGCCTCTAAGAAGCGACCCCGGCTTGGGAACCTCGGAGAAGGAAGTCGGGACCTGTCTCCAGAGCTGGCACCGGATGAAGGGGCCCGCAGAGATGGTGATCCGACTCCCAAGAGACTGGCCAGCCTGAATGCAGCTGCTTTCCTGAAGCTGAGCCAGGAGCGGGAGCTCCCCCTGCGGCCACCTCGTGCCCACCCTGAAGCAGATGGGCACTCTGTGGAGCCACCAGCACCCAAGGGCCTGAGGCCTAAGTGGGCCAAGGTCAACGGCAAGAACTATCCCAAGGCCCGACAGGGGGCTGGCTCTGGGGAGGCTGCAGGCCCAGGTTGGCAAGGATGCCCTGAGGAGCCTTGGCCATCCGCCCCTCCTCGTGGGCCCGTCAGCCTGCCACCTTACCAGCCCCTGAGCAAGGCTCTGGAGAGCCCCTTGGGGCTGCGCCCACACCTGCCCCTGCTGATGGGGGGCCAGGCAGCCCTGAAGCCGGAGCCTGGGCGCCCAGGCGAGGAGTCACCTGCCCCCAAGCAGGAACTGCACCAGCCCTCGTTCCCCACACCACAACTCTCCCCACTCCCGATGCCTGGCAACCCTGCTGACTACAACGGCCTGTATGGTCGGCCTGAGCTCACCGCATTGGGCAACTTCTATCTGTACTGCAGCCAAGACGGGCTGCAGTGTGGGGGTTACTCTTCCTGCCCCATGCTCCCCGAGGGCAAGCTGTCCCCAGTGGCTGCACCTAACGAGGGGCTTCTCTTGGCTCCAAGCTCAGTGCCTGCAGGCACCCCTTTCCAGCACCCTCCGTGGGGTTCTCGCTATTGCTCCGACGAGGATACTGGAGCAAATGGCTACAGCATCTGTGAAATGTTGTCCACGTCTCTTACCCACATCGGCACTGCCTGTGGCGGCTGCCCCTACAAAATGCCTTTTGCAGCAG AAGGCTGCAGATCCCTGGGCCAGCTGGAATTTCCTCTCCCGGCAGCCGGCCACCCTGCCTCACCTGCCCACCCCCTCCTGGGGTGCCCTGTGCCCAGCGTGCCACCTGCAGCAGAGCCCGTCCCCCATCTTCAGACACCCACCTCGGAGCCCCAGACAGTAGCCCGCGCGTGCCCTCAGAGCGCCAAGCCTCCCAGTGGCTCCAAGTCAGGTCTGCGCACGGGCTCCAGCTGTAGGCACACCGCGCGGAGCAAGGCTGCCCGCAGGCCCAGCCACCCCAAGCAGCCTCGTGTCCAGCGCCcacgcccccgccgccgccgccgccgccgcactAATGGCTGGGTGCCCGTCGGGGCTGCCTGCGAGAAGGCCGTCTATGTCTTG GATGAACCGGAACCAGCCATTCGAAAGAGCTACCAGGCAGTGGAGCGGCATGGAGAGACTATCCGAGTCCGGGACACTGTCCTGCTCAAGTCAGGCCCTCGAAAGACGTCCACACCTTATGTGGCCAAGATCTCTGCCCTCTGGGAGAACCCCGAATCAG GAGAGCTGATGATGAGCCTCTTGTGGTATTACAGACCAGAGCACTTACAGGGTGGCCGTAGTCCCAGCATGCACGAG AATGAAGTGTTTGCATCGCGACATCAAGACCAGAATAGTGTGGCTTGCATTGAAGAGAAGTGCTACGTGCTGACCTTTGCCGAGTACTGCAG ATTCTGTGCCATGGCCAAGCGCCGGGGCGAGGGGCTCCCCAGCCGAAAGACCGCACTGGTGCCCCCATCTGCGGACTACTCCACCCCGCCACACCGCACAGTGCCCGAAGACACAGACCCTGAGCTGGTGTTTCTTTGCCGCCATGTTTATGACTTCCGCCATGGCCGCATCCTCAAGAACCCCCAGTAG
- the BAHD1 gene encoding bromo adjacent homology domain-containing 1 protein isoform X2, which translates to MKGKPGWRYSMTHTRRKSLPMLSSGPTGRQEPLQMEGSNVEQRAEGVEPGPPESPEHLTGRRKNYPLRKRPLVPGKPKTCKVLLTRLESVAGPRSADEADELPPDLPKPPSPAPSSEDTGLSQPRKRRLASLNAEALNNLLLEREETGSLVGTRRSRGGDPHRSRDRDRAAGGWASKKRPRLGNLGEGSRDLSPELAPDEGARRDGDPTPKRLASLNAAAFLKLSQERELPLRPPRAHPEADGHSVEPPAPKGLRPKWAKVNGKNYPKARQGAGSGEAAGPGWQGCPEEPWPSAPPRGPVSLPPYQPLSKALESPLGLRPHLPLLMGGQAALKPEPGRPGEESPAPKQELHQPSFPTPQLSPLPMPGNPADYNGLYGRPELTALGNFYLYCSQDGLQCGGYSSCPMLPEGKLSPVAAPNEGLLLAPSSVPAGTPFQHPPWGSRYCSDEDTGANGYSICEMLSTSLTHIGTACGGCPYKMPFAAGCRSLGQLEFPLPAAGHPASPAHPLLGCPVPSVPPAAEPVPHLQTPTSEPQTVARACPQSAKPPSGSKSGLRTGSSCRHTARSKAARRPSHPKQPRVQRPRPRRRRRRRTNGWVPVGAACEKAVYVLDEPEPAIRKSYQAVERHGETIRVRDTVLLKSGPRKTSTPYVAKISALWENPESGELMMSLLWYYRPEHLQGGRSPSMHEPLQNEVFASRHQDQNSVACIEEKCYVLTFAEYCRFCAMAKRRGEGLPSRKTALVPPSADYSTPPHRTVPEDTDPELVFLCRHVYDFRHGRILKNPQ; encoded by the exons GTTGGAGATACTCCATGACACACACTCGGAGGAAGTCTCTTCCCATGCTGAGTTCGGGCCCCACAGGCCGCCAGGAGCCCCTGCAAATGGAAGGCAGCAATGTGGAACAGCGGGCAGAGGGCGTGGAGCCAGGTCCTCCTGAGAGCCCAGAGCACCTTACAGGGCGCCGCAAGAACTACCCGCTGCGGAAGCGCCCGTTAgttcctgggaagcccaagacctGCAAAGTGCTGCTGACCCGCCTGGAGAGTGTGGCTGGTCCACGGAGCGCAGATGAGGCCGATGAGCTGCCCCCCGACCTGCCCAAGCCCCCTAGCCCGGCCCCATCCAGCGAGGACACTGGCCTCTCACAGCCCCGCAAGCGGCGCCTGGCCTCCCTCAACGCCGAGGCCCTCAATAACCTGCTGCTGGAGCGGGAGGAGACTGGCAGCCTGGTGGGCACCCGCCGCAGCCGAGGAGGAGACCCCCACCGTAGCCGGGACCGTGACCGGGCCGCTGGAGGCTGGGCCTCTAAGAAGCGACCCCGGCTTGGGAACCTCGGAGAAGGAAGTCGGGACCTGTCTCCAGAGCTGGCACCGGATGAAGGGGCCCGCAGAGATGGTGATCCGACTCCCAAGAGACTGGCCAGCCTGAATGCAGCTGCTTTCCTGAAGCTGAGCCAGGAGCGGGAGCTCCCCCTGCGGCCACCTCGTGCCCACCCTGAAGCAGATGGGCACTCTGTGGAGCCACCAGCACCCAAGGGCCTGAGGCCTAAGTGGGCCAAGGTCAACGGCAAGAACTATCCCAAGGCCCGACAGGGGGCTGGCTCTGGGGAGGCTGCAGGCCCAGGTTGGCAAGGATGCCCTGAGGAGCCTTGGCCATCCGCCCCTCCTCGTGGGCCCGTCAGCCTGCCACCTTACCAGCCCCTGAGCAAGGCTCTGGAGAGCCCCTTGGGGCTGCGCCCACACCTGCCCCTGCTGATGGGGGGCCAGGCAGCCCTGAAGCCGGAGCCTGGGCGCCCAGGCGAGGAGTCACCTGCCCCCAAGCAGGAACTGCACCAGCCCTCGTTCCCCACACCACAACTCTCCCCACTCCCGATGCCTGGCAACCCTGCTGACTACAACGGCCTGTATGGTCGGCCTGAGCTCACCGCATTGGGCAACTTCTATCTGTACTGCAGCCAAGACGGGCTGCAGTGTGGGGGTTACTCTTCCTGCCCCATGCTCCCCGAGGGCAAGCTGTCCCCAGTGGCTGCACCTAACGAGGGGCTTCTCTTGGCTCCAAGCTCAGTGCCTGCAGGCACCCCTTTCCAGCACCCTCCGTGGGGTTCTCGCTATTGCTCCGACGAGGATACTGGAGCAAATGGCTACAGCATCTGTGAAATGTTGTCCACGTCTCTTACCCACATCGGCACTGCCTGTGGCGGCTGCCCCTACAAAATGCCTTTTGCAGCAG GCTGCAGATCCCTGGGCCAGCTGGAATTTCCTCTCCCGGCAGCCGGCCACCCTGCCTCACCTGCCCACCCCCTCCTGGGGTGCCCTGTGCCCAGCGTGCCACCTGCAGCAGAGCCCGTCCCCCATCTTCAGACACCCACCTCGGAGCCCCAGACAGTAGCCCGCGCGTGCCCTCAGAGCGCCAAGCCTCCCAGTGGCTCCAAGTCAGGTCTGCGCACGGGCTCCAGCTGTAGGCACACCGCGCGGAGCAAGGCTGCCCGCAGGCCCAGCCACCCCAAGCAGCCTCGTGTCCAGCGCCcacgcccccgccgccgccgccgccgccgcactAATGGCTGGGTGCCCGTCGGGGCTGCCTGCGAGAAGGCCGTCTATGTCTTG GATGAACCGGAACCAGCCATTCGAAAGAGCTACCAGGCAGTGGAGCGGCATGGAGAGACTATCCGAGTCCGGGACACTGTCCTGCTCAAGTCAGGCCCTCGAAAGACGTCCACACCTTATGTGGCCAAGATCTCTGCCCTCTGGGAGAACCCCGAATCAG GAGAGCTGATGATGAGCCTCTTGTGGTATTACAGACCAGAGCACTTACAGGGTGGCCGTAGTCCCAGCATGCACGAG CCTTTGCAGAATGAAGTGTTTGCATCGCGACATCAAGACCAGAATAGTGTGGCTTGCATTGAAGAGAAGTGCTACGTGCTGACCTTTGCCGAGTACTGCAG ATTCTGTGCCATGGCCAAGCGCCGGGGCGAGGGGCTCCCCAGCCGAAAGACCGCACTGGTGCCCCCATCTGCGGACTACTCCACCCCGCCACACCGCACAGTGCCCGAAGACACAGACCCTGAGCTGGTGTTTCTTTGCCGCCATGTTTATGACTTCCGCCATGGCCGCATCCTCAAGAACCCCCAGTAG
- the BAHD1 gene encoding bromo adjacent homology domain-containing 1 protein isoform X1 produces the protein MKGKPGWRYSMTHTRRKSLPMLSSGPTGRQEPLQMEGSNVEQRAEGVEPGPPESPEHLTGRRKNYPLRKRPLVPGKPKTCKVLLTRLESVAGPRSADEADELPPDLPKPPSPAPSSEDTGLSQPRKRRLASLNAEALNNLLLEREETGSLVGTRRSRGGDPHRSRDRDRAAGGWASKKRPRLGNLGEGSRDLSPELAPDEGARRDGDPTPKRLASLNAAAFLKLSQERELPLRPPRAHPEADGHSVEPPAPKGLRPKWAKVNGKNYPKARQGAGSGEAAGPGWQGCPEEPWPSAPPRGPVSLPPYQPLSKALESPLGLRPHLPLLMGGQAALKPEPGRPGEESPAPKQELHQPSFPTPQLSPLPMPGNPADYNGLYGRPELTALGNFYLYCSQDGLQCGGYSSCPMLPEGKLSPVAAPNEGLLLAPSSVPAGTPFQHPPWGSRYCSDEDTGANGYSICEMLSTSLTHIGTACGGCPYKMPFAAEGCRSLGQLEFPLPAAGHPASPAHPLLGCPVPSVPPAAEPVPHLQTPTSEPQTVARACPQSAKPPSGSKSGLRTGSSCRHTARSKAARRPSHPKQPRVQRPRPRRRRRRRTNGWVPVGAACEKAVYVLDEPEPAIRKSYQAVERHGETIRVRDTVLLKSGPRKTSTPYVAKISALWENPESGELMMSLLWYYRPEHLQGGRSPSMHEPLQNEVFASRHQDQNSVACIEEKCYVLTFAEYCRFCAMAKRRGEGLPSRKTALVPPSADYSTPPHRTVPEDTDPELVFLCRHVYDFRHGRILKNPQ, from the exons GTTGGAGATACTCCATGACACACACTCGGAGGAAGTCTCTTCCCATGCTGAGTTCGGGCCCCACAGGCCGCCAGGAGCCCCTGCAAATGGAAGGCAGCAATGTGGAACAGCGGGCAGAGGGCGTGGAGCCAGGTCCTCCTGAGAGCCCAGAGCACCTTACAGGGCGCCGCAAGAACTACCCGCTGCGGAAGCGCCCGTTAgttcctgggaagcccaagacctGCAAAGTGCTGCTGACCCGCCTGGAGAGTGTGGCTGGTCCACGGAGCGCAGATGAGGCCGATGAGCTGCCCCCCGACCTGCCCAAGCCCCCTAGCCCGGCCCCATCCAGCGAGGACACTGGCCTCTCACAGCCCCGCAAGCGGCGCCTGGCCTCCCTCAACGCCGAGGCCCTCAATAACCTGCTGCTGGAGCGGGAGGAGACTGGCAGCCTGGTGGGCACCCGCCGCAGCCGAGGAGGAGACCCCCACCGTAGCCGGGACCGTGACCGGGCCGCTGGAGGCTGGGCCTCTAAGAAGCGACCCCGGCTTGGGAACCTCGGAGAAGGAAGTCGGGACCTGTCTCCAGAGCTGGCACCGGATGAAGGGGCCCGCAGAGATGGTGATCCGACTCCCAAGAGACTGGCCAGCCTGAATGCAGCTGCTTTCCTGAAGCTGAGCCAGGAGCGGGAGCTCCCCCTGCGGCCACCTCGTGCCCACCCTGAAGCAGATGGGCACTCTGTGGAGCCACCAGCACCCAAGGGCCTGAGGCCTAAGTGGGCCAAGGTCAACGGCAAGAACTATCCCAAGGCCCGACAGGGGGCTGGCTCTGGGGAGGCTGCAGGCCCAGGTTGGCAAGGATGCCCTGAGGAGCCTTGGCCATCCGCCCCTCCTCGTGGGCCCGTCAGCCTGCCACCTTACCAGCCCCTGAGCAAGGCTCTGGAGAGCCCCTTGGGGCTGCGCCCACACCTGCCCCTGCTGATGGGGGGCCAGGCAGCCCTGAAGCCGGAGCCTGGGCGCCCAGGCGAGGAGTCACCTGCCCCCAAGCAGGAACTGCACCAGCCCTCGTTCCCCACACCACAACTCTCCCCACTCCCGATGCCTGGCAACCCTGCTGACTACAACGGCCTGTATGGTCGGCCTGAGCTCACCGCATTGGGCAACTTCTATCTGTACTGCAGCCAAGACGGGCTGCAGTGTGGGGGTTACTCTTCCTGCCCCATGCTCCCCGAGGGCAAGCTGTCCCCAGTGGCTGCACCTAACGAGGGGCTTCTCTTGGCTCCAAGCTCAGTGCCTGCAGGCACCCCTTTCCAGCACCCTCCGTGGGGTTCTCGCTATTGCTCCGACGAGGATACTGGAGCAAATGGCTACAGCATCTGTGAAATGTTGTCCACGTCTCTTACCCACATCGGCACTGCCTGTGGCGGCTGCCCCTACAAAATGCCTTTTGCAGCAG AAGGCTGCAGATCCCTGGGCCAGCTGGAATTTCCTCTCCCGGCAGCCGGCCACCCTGCCTCACCTGCCCACCCCCTCCTGGGGTGCCCTGTGCCCAGCGTGCCACCTGCAGCAGAGCCCGTCCCCCATCTTCAGACACCCACCTCGGAGCCCCAGACAGTAGCCCGCGCGTGCCCTCAGAGCGCCAAGCCTCCCAGTGGCTCCAAGTCAGGTCTGCGCACGGGCTCCAGCTGTAGGCACACCGCGCGGAGCAAGGCTGCCCGCAGGCCCAGCCACCCCAAGCAGCCTCGTGTCCAGCGCCcacgcccccgccgccgccgccgccgccgcactAATGGCTGGGTGCCCGTCGGGGCTGCCTGCGAGAAGGCCGTCTATGTCTTG GATGAACCGGAACCAGCCATTCGAAAGAGCTACCAGGCAGTGGAGCGGCATGGAGAGACTATCCGAGTCCGGGACACTGTCCTGCTCAAGTCAGGCCCTCGAAAGACGTCCACACCTTATGTGGCCAAGATCTCTGCCCTCTGGGAGAACCCCGAATCAG GAGAGCTGATGATGAGCCTCTTGTGGTATTACAGACCAGAGCACTTACAGGGTGGCCGTAGTCCCAGCATGCACGAG CCTTTGCAGAATGAAGTGTTTGCATCGCGACATCAAGACCAGAATAGTGTGGCTTGCATTGAAGAGAAGTGCTACGTGCTGACCTTTGCCGAGTACTGCAG ATTCTGTGCCATGGCCAAGCGCCGGGGCGAGGGGCTCCCCAGCCGAAAGACCGCACTGGTGCCCCCATCTGCGGACTACTCCACCCCGCCACACCGCACAGTGCCCGAAGACACAGACCCTGAGCTGGTGTTTCTTTGCCGCCATGTTTATGACTTCCGCCATGGCCGCATCCTCAAGAACCCCCAGTAG
- the BAHD1 gene encoding bromo adjacent homology domain-containing 1 protein isoform X4 codes for MTHTRRKSLPMLSSGPTGRQEPLQMEGSNVEQRAEGVEPGPPESPEHLTGRRKNYPLRKRPLVPGKPKTCKVLLTRLESVAGPRSADEADELPPDLPKPPSPAPSSEDTGLSQPRKRRLASLNAEALNNLLLEREETGSLVGTRRSRGGDPHRSRDRDRAAGGWASKKRPRLGNLGEGSRDLSPELAPDEGARRDGDPTPKRLASLNAAAFLKLSQERELPLRPPRAHPEADGHSVEPPAPKGLRPKWAKVNGKNYPKARQGAGSGEAAGPGWQGCPEEPWPSAPPRGPVSLPPYQPLSKALESPLGLRPHLPLLMGGQAALKPEPGRPGEESPAPKQELHQPSFPTPQLSPLPMPGNPADYNGLYGRPELTALGNFYLYCSQDGLQCGGYSSCPMLPEGKLSPVAAPNEGLLLAPSSVPAGTPFQHPPWGSRYCSDEDTGANGYSICEMLSTSLTHIGTACGGCPYKMPFAAEGCRSLGQLEFPLPAAGHPASPAHPLLGCPVPSVPPAAEPVPHLQTPTSEPQTVARACPQSAKPPSGSKSGLRTGSSCRHTARSKAARRPSHPKQPRVQRPRPRRRRRRRTNGWVPVGAACEKAVYVLDEPEPAIRKSYQAVERHGETIRVRDTVLLKSGPRKTSTPYVAKISALWENPESGELMMSLLWYYRPEHLQGGRSPSMHEPLQNEVFASRHQDQNSVACIEEKCYVLTFAEYCRFCAMAKRRGEGLPSRKTALVPPSADYSTPPHRTVPEDTDPELVFLCRHVYDFRHGRILKNPQ; via the exons ATGACACACACTCGGAGGAAGTCTCTTCCCATGCTGAGTTCGGGCCCCACAGGCCGCCAGGAGCCCCTGCAAATGGAAGGCAGCAATGTGGAACAGCGGGCAGAGGGCGTGGAGCCAGGTCCTCCTGAGAGCCCAGAGCACCTTACAGGGCGCCGCAAGAACTACCCGCTGCGGAAGCGCCCGTTAgttcctgggaagcccaagacctGCAAAGTGCTGCTGACCCGCCTGGAGAGTGTGGCTGGTCCACGGAGCGCAGATGAGGCCGATGAGCTGCCCCCCGACCTGCCCAAGCCCCCTAGCCCGGCCCCATCCAGCGAGGACACTGGCCTCTCACAGCCCCGCAAGCGGCGCCTGGCCTCCCTCAACGCCGAGGCCCTCAATAACCTGCTGCTGGAGCGGGAGGAGACTGGCAGCCTGGTGGGCACCCGCCGCAGCCGAGGAGGAGACCCCCACCGTAGCCGGGACCGTGACCGGGCCGCTGGAGGCTGGGCCTCTAAGAAGCGACCCCGGCTTGGGAACCTCGGAGAAGGAAGTCGGGACCTGTCTCCAGAGCTGGCACCGGATGAAGGGGCCCGCAGAGATGGTGATCCGACTCCCAAGAGACTGGCCAGCCTGAATGCAGCTGCTTTCCTGAAGCTGAGCCAGGAGCGGGAGCTCCCCCTGCGGCCACCTCGTGCCCACCCTGAAGCAGATGGGCACTCTGTGGAGCCACCAGCACCCAAGGGCCTGAGGCCTAAGTGGGCCAAGGTCAACGGCAAGAACTATCCCAAGGCCCGACAGGGGGCTGGCTCTGGGGAGGCTGCAGGCCCAGGTTGGCAAGGATGCCCTGAGGAGCCTTGGCCATCCGCCCCTCCTCGTGGGCCCGTCAGCCTGCCACCTTACCAGCCCCTGAGCAAGGCTCTGGAGAGCCCCTTGGGGCTGCGCCCACACCTGCCCCTGCTGATGGGGGGCCAGGCAGCCCTGAAGCCGGAGCCTGGGCGCCCAGGCGAGGAGTCACCTGCCCCCAAGCAGGAACTGCACCAGCCCTCGTTCCCCACACCACAACTCTCCCCACTCCCGATGCCTGGCAACCCTGCTGACTACAACGGCCTGTATGGTCGGCCTGAGCTCACCGCATTGGGCAACTTCTATCTGTACTGCAGCCAAGACGGGCTGCAGTGTGGGGGTTACTCTTCCTGCCCCATGCTCCCCGAGGGCAAGCTGTCCCCAGTGGCTGCACCTAACGAGGGGCTTCTCTTGGCTCCAAGCTCAGTGCCTGCAGGCACCCCTTTCCAGCACCCTCCGTGGGGTTCTCGCTATTGCTCCGACGAGGATACTGGAGCAAATGGCTACAGCATCTGTGAAATGTTGTCCACGTCTCTTACCCACATCGGCACTGCCTGTGGCGGCTGCCCCTACAAAATGCCTTTTGCAGCAG AAGGCTGCAGATCCCTGGGCCAGCTGGAATTTCCTCTCCCGGCAGCCGGCCACCCTGCCTCACCTGCCCACCCCCTCCTGGGGTGCCCTGTGCCCAGCGTGCCACCTGCAGCAGAGCCCGTCCCCCATCTTCAGACACCCACCTCGGAGCCCCAGACAGTAGCCCGCGCGTGCCCTCAGAGCGCCAAGCCTCCCAGTGGCTCCAAGTCAGGTCTGCGCACGGGCTCCAGCTGTAGGCACACCGCGCGGAGCAAGGCTGCCCGCAGGCCCAGCCACCCCAAGCAGCCTCGTGTCCAGCGCCcacgcccccgccgccgccgccgccgccgcactAATGGCTGGGTGCCCGTCGGGGCTGCCTGCGAGAAGGCCGTCTATGTCTTG GATGAACCGGAACCAGCCATTCGAAAGAGCTACCAGGCAGTGGAGCGGCATGGAGAGACTATCCGAGTCCGGGACACTGTCCTGCTCAAGTCAGGCCCTCGAAAGACGTCCACACCTTATGTGGCCAAGATCTCTGCCCTCTGGGAGAACCCCGAATCAG GAGAGCTGATGATGAGCCTCTTGTGGTATTACAGACCAGAGCACTTACAGGGTGGCCGTAGTCCCAGCATGCACGAG CCTTTGCAGAATGAAGTGTTTGCATCGCGACATCAAGACCAGAATAGTGTGGCTTGCATTGAAGAGAAGTGCTACGTGCTGACCTTTGCCGAGTACTGCAG ATTCTGTGCCATGGCCAAGCGCCGGGGCGAGGGGCTCCCCAGCCGAAAGACCGCACTGGTGCCCCCATCTGCGGACTACTCCACCCCGCCACACCGCACAGTGCCCGAAGACACAGACCCTGAGCTGGTGTTTCTTTGCCGCCATGTTTATGACTTCCGCCATGGCCGCATCCTCAAGAACCCCCAGTAG
- the CHST14 gene encoding carbohydrate sulfotransferase 14 produces the protein MFPRPLTPLAAPNGAEPLGRALRRAPLGRARAGLGGPPLLLPSMLMFAVIVASSGLLLMIERGILAEMKPLPLHPPNREDAVGRGTVPRPGRLSLDAGDSDLQVRQDVRNRTLRAVCGQPGMPRDPWDLPVGQRRTLLRHILVSDRYRFLYCYVPKVACSNWKRVLKVLAGVLDNVDVRLKMDHRSDLVFLADLRPDEIRYRLQHYFKFLFVRDPLERLLSAYRNKFGEIPEYQQRYGVEIVRRYRAGAGPSPAGDDVTFPEFLRYLADEDPERMNEHWMPVYHLCQPCAVRYDFVGSYERLEADANQVLEWVRAPPHVRFPARQAWYRPASPESLHYHLCSAPRALLQDVLPKYILDFSLFAYPLPNVTREACHQ, from the coding sequence ATGTTCCCCCGCCCGCTGACCCCGCTGGCGGCCCCAAATGGCGCCGAGCCCCTGGGCCGGGCGCTGAGGCGGGCGCCCCTGGGCAGGGCCCGGGCTGGGCTGGGCGGGCCGCCCCTGCTGCTGCCGTCCATGCTGATGTTCGCGGTGATCGTGGCTTCCAGCGGGCTGCTGCTCATGATCGAGCGGGGCATCCTGGCCGAGATGAAGCCCCTTCCCCTGCACCCTCCCAACCGCGAGGACGCGGTCGGGCGCGGGACGGTGCCCAGGCCTGGGAGGCTGTCCCTGGATGCGGGCGACTCGGACCTGCAGGTGAGGCAGGACGTCCGGAACCGGACCTTGCGGGCAGTGTGCGGACAACCGGGCATGCCCCGGGACCCCTGGGACTTGCCGGTGGGGCAGCGGCGCACCCTGCTGCGCCACATCCTCGTGAGTGACCGCTACCGCTTCCTCTACTGCTACGTGCCGAAGGTGGCCTGCTCCAACTGGAAGCGGGTTCTGAAGGTGCTGGCGGGCGTCCTGGACAACGTGGACGTCCGCCTCAAGATGGACCACCGCAGCGACCTGGTGTTCCTGGCCGACCTGCGGCCTGACGAGATTCGCTACCGCCTCCAGCACTACTTCAAGTTCCTGTTTGTGCGGGACCCCTTGGAGCGCCTTCTCTCTGCTTACCGCAACAAGTTTGGCGAGATCCCAGAGTACCAGCAGCGCTACGGCGTGGAGATCGTGAGGAGGTACAGGGCTGGAGCCGGGCCCAGCCCTGCGGGGGACGATGtcaccttccctgagttcctgaGATACCTGGCGGATGAGGACCCCGAGCGCATGAACGAGCATTGGATGCCCGTGTACCACCTGTGCCAGCCTTGCGCGGTGCGCTATGACTTTGTGGGCTCCTATGAGCGGCTGGAGGCAGATGCCAATCAGGTGCTGGAGTGGGTGCGGGCACCGCCCCATGTCCGATTCCCAGCTCGCCAGGCCTGGTACAGGCCAGCCAGCCCCGAAAGCCTGCACTACCACCTGTGCAGTGCCCCACGGGCCCTGCTGCAGGACGTCCTGCCCAAGTACATCCTGGACTTCTCCCTCTTCGCCTACCCACTGCCTAATGTCACCAGGGAGGCCTGTCACCAGTGA